The stretch of DNA TTGCGCAGCCGGCAGCACGCCGCCGGGTCCCGGGCGAACAGGTCCTTGCCGTGCGCGGCGTCCTGCTCCGCGACGGTCTGCCTGGGCAGCACGTCGATGACGCGCACCGGCAGCCGTTCGGCCACCACCTGCCGCGTCTGCAGGGTCTCGGGGAAGTGGTAGCCGGTCTCGAGGAACAGCACGTCCACGCCCGGCGCCGCCTGTGCGACCAGGTGGGGGAGGACGGCGTCGGCCATCGAGCACGCCACCGCGAGCAGCGGGCCGAACTCCTGCGCGGCCCAGGCGGCGACCTCCGTGGCGGGCGCCTCGGCCAGCCGGGGCGCGGCCTCCTCGACCACCGCGCGGAGCTCGTCGTCGGTGCGGCGGGTGCGGGTCGGTGCGGTCACTGCAGTGCCTCCTCGTCGGCGCGGTGGGCCCACTCCGCGAAGGTCTCGGGCCGGTCGGGACCCTCGGTGCGGTCGGCGACGTACCGCCGGACCACGCGCTCGACGTACTCGGCGACACCGTCGACGGTCACCTTGAGGCCCCGCACGGTGCGGCCGAGCCCCGGCTCCTCGCGGTCCGCGGACGCCAGGCCGCCCCCGAGGTGAACCTGGTAGCCGGGCACCTGCCGGCCCTCCTCGTCCTGCACCAGCTGACCCTTCAGGCCGATGTCGGCGGTCTGGATCCGGGCGCAGGAGTTCGGGCAGCCGTTGATGTGCAGGGCGATCGGGGTCAGGGCGTCGAGGTCCCCGAGCCGTTCCTCGAGCGAGTCGACGACGCGCACGGCCGCCGCCTTGGTCTCGACGATCGCCAGCTTGCAGAACTCGATGCCCGTGCACGCGATGGTCGACCGGCGGAACGGGCTCGGCTCCGCCTCGAGGCCGTTGGCGCGCAGCCCGTCGACCACGGTGCCGACGTGCTCGGCCGGCACGTCCAGCACCAGGAGCTTCTGGAAGGGCGTCAGGCGCAAGCGGGTCGAGCCGACGCTCTCCGCCAGGTCGGCGATCGCCAGCAGGGACGGCCCGGAGACGCGGCCGACGTACGGCGCCGCGCCGACGTAGAACCGCCCGTCCTTCTGCTCGTGGACGCCCACGTGGTCCCCGGACCGGGTCGGCGGAGGGGCGGGCGGACCGTCGGGCAGGGCGTACCCGAGGAACTCGTCCTGCAGGACCTGGCGGAAGCGCTCGGGCCCCCAGTCCGCGAGCAGGAACTTCAGCCGCGCCCGGTTGCGCAGGCGCCGGTAGCCGTAGTCCCGGAACAGGCGGGTGACGGCGAGCCACACCTCGGGCACGCGCTCCTCGCTGACGAACGCGCCGAGCCGTTCGCCGAGCCGCGGCGCGACGCTCAGGCCGCCGCCGACCCACAGGTCGAAGCCAGGCCCGAGTTCGGGGTGCACCACGCCGACGAACGCGACGTCGTTGATCTCGTGCACCACGTCCTGGCTCGGGTGGCCGGTGAGCGCCGTCTTGTACTTGCGCGGCAGGTTCGACAGCTCCGGGTCGCCGATGTATCGGCGGACGATCTCGTTGATCGCCCAGGTCGGGTCGATGATCTCGTCGGCCGCGATGCCGGCGACGGGGCTGCCGAGGATCACGCGCGGCACGTCGCCGCAGGCCTCGGTGGTGCTCAGCCCGACCGCCTCGAGGCGGCGCCAGATCTCGGGGACGTCCTCGATCTGCACCCAGTGCAGCTGGATGTTGTGCCGGTCGGTGATGTCGGCCGTGCCGCGTGCGAACTCGGTGGAGATGCGGCCGACCGTCCGCAGCTGCTCGGTGGTGAGCGCCCCGCCGTCGACCCGCACCCGCAGCATGAAGTAGCGGTCCTCGAGCTCCTGCGGTTCCAGCGTCGCGGT from Cellulomonas sp. NTE-D12 encodes:
- a CDS encoding phosphoadenylyl-sulfate reductase is translated as MTAPTRTRRTDDELRAVVEEAAPRLAEAPATEVAAWAAQEFGPLLAVACSMADAVLPHLVAQAAPGVDVLFLETGYHFPETLQTRQVVAERLPVRVIDVLPRQTVAEQDAAHGKDLFARDPAACCRLRKMEPLAEQLAGYEAWVTGVRREEAPTRTSTPIVAWDAAHGLVKINPLAAWTFDELLTYAWANEVPLNPLLSDGYPSIGCQPCTARVAPGDDPRSGRWAGLAKTECGIHR
- a CDS encoding nitrite/sulfite reductase translates to MSTSSPTSTVRAPRTARPAHQSSKPNGQWAVDGREPLNGNEAMKAQDNGLNVRERIEQVYAQQGFDSIADDDLHGRFRWWGLYTQRKPGIDGGRTATLEPQELEDRYFMLRVRVDGGALTTEQLRTVGRISTEFARGTADITDRHNIQLHWVQIEDVPEIWRRLEAVGLSTTEACGDVPRVILGSPVAGIAADEIIDPTWAINEIVRRYIGDPELSNLPRKYKTALTGHPSQDVVHEINDVAFVGVVHPELGPGFDLWVGGGLSVAPRLGERLGAFVSEERVPEVWLAVTRLFRDYGYRRLRNRARLKFLLADWGPERFRQVLQDEFLGYALPDGPPAPPPTRSGDHVGVHEQKDGRFYVGAAPYVGRVSGPSLLAIADLAESVGSTRLRLTPFQKLLVLDVPAEHVGTVVDGLRANGLEAEPSPFRRSTIACTGIEFCKLAIVETKAAAVRVVDSLEERLGDLDALTPIALHINGCPNSCARIQTADIGLKGQLVQDEEGRQVPGYQVHLGGGLASADREEPGLGRTVRGLKVTVDGVAEYVERVVRRYVADRTEGPDRPETFAEWAHRADEEALQ